A genomic region of Friedmanniella luteola contains the following coding sequences:
- a CDS encoding glutamate-5-semialdehyde dehydrogenase — protein sequence MTVLEQTTRARAAALELAGATRAVKDRGLHAMADALGKAETAVLEANAADVARAEAAGTTAALVDRLRLTPDRVAGMVEGLRDLAVLPDPVGDVVRGWTNPNGVQVRQVRVPLGVVGIIYEARPNVTADAGGICLKSGNAALLRGSSSAAASNAAVVEALRDGLVEAGLPADAVQLVPGPRSVTDELMAARGQVDVLIPRGGAGLIEHVVRSSQVPVIETGVGNCHLVVDASADPAMALEILLNAKVQRPSVCNAVETLLVHADAAATFLPLALPALAAAGVTVHGDGRVAAFGEVVPATPEDWETEYLALDLAAAVVDDLDAALAHIRRWSTGHSETLVTASQSAAVRFTAEVDAAAVLVNASSRFVDGGELGFGAEVGISTQKLHARGPMGLAEMTSTKYVLTGSGQTRP from the coding sequence GTGACCGTGCTCGAGCAGACCACGCGGGCCCGGGCGGCGGCCCTGGAGCTGGCCGGCGCCACCCGGGCCGTCAAGGACCGGGGCCTGCACGCGATGGCCGACGCGCTGGGCAAGGCCGAGACCGCCGTGCTGGAGGCGAACGCCGCCGACGTCGCCCGTGCCGAGGCCGCCGGCACCACCGCCGCCCTCGTCGACCGGCTGCGGCTGACCCCGGACCGGGTCGCCGGGATGGTGGAGGGCCTGCGCGACCTCGCCGTGCTGCCCGACCCGGTCGGGGACGTCGTCCGCGGGTGGACGAACCCGAACGGCGTGCAGGTGCGGCAGGTCCGGGTGCCCCTCGGCGTCGTCGGCATCATCTACGAGGCCCGGCCCAACGTCACCGCCGACGCGGGGGGCATCTGCCTGAAGTCCGGCAACGCGGCCCTGCTGCGCGGCTCCAGCTCGGCGGCCGCGTCCAACGCCGCGGTCGTCGAGGCGCTGCGGGACGGGCTGGTCGAGGCCGGTCTGCCGGCCGACGCGGTCCAGCTGGTGCCCGGCCCGCGCTCGGTGACCGACGAGCTGATGGCCGCCCGCGGGCAGGTCGACGTCCTCATCCCGCGCGGCGGGGCCGGCCTGATCGAGCACGTCGTCCGCTCCAGCCAGGTCCCGGTCATCGAGACGGGGGTGGGCAACTGCCACCTCGTCGTCGACGCGTCGGCCGACCCGGCGATGGCCCTGGAGATCCTGCTCAACGCCAAGGTCCAGCGGCCCTCGGTGTGCAACGCCGTCGAGACGCTGCTGGTGCACGCGGACGCCGCGGCGACGTTCCTGCCGCTCGCGCTGCCGGCCCTGGCCGCAGCCGGGGTGACGGTGCACGGCGACGGCCGCGTCGCCGCCTTCGGCGAGGTGGTCCCGGCGACCCCGGAGGACTGGGAGACCGAGTACCTCGCGCTGGACCTCGCCGCCGCCGTCGTGGACGACCTCGACGCCGCCCTGGCCCACATCCGTCGCTGGAGCACCGGGCACAGCGAGACCCTGGTCACCGCGTCGCAGAGCGCCGCCGTTCGCTTCACCGCCGAGGTCGACGCCGCCGCCGTCCTGGTGAACGCCTCCAGCCGGTTCGTCGACGGCGGTGAGCTGGGCTTCGGCGCCGAGGTCGGCATCTCCACCCAGAAGCTGCACGCGCGCGGTCCGATGGGGCTGGCCGAGATGACCTCCACCAAGTACGTGCTCACCGGCTCGGGCCAGACGCGGCCGTGA
- a CDS encoding AAA family ATPase yields the protein MTRLVLPEHLAVLMSGRQYIDVVGPAHPWPIPAGWWDHARSRVRELVEDPRAGATQNWTSWPEHTRDVAPFLQNLAMSLGGYVAIFAGEFAQFPEQLVDEYLSPTQRREPMVARNWYMTDCEWPLFLYKYAGNDPTARRGALELSQECVRLLSEIGPLRPRAEALLGIYERVLQTRELREFHTTAPFPEVARLWRHSLMTEAEQEVLPEIGGWGAALSWSYQGLQAAHQHLSRVTSRPETLAEVVASMALCDNVDTLPAGLAVAVGSEQFEEISQAFEVRQHGFDAVEWLQANRGWLARTLLAGEIDACRAWLAMAAQVSRVVAGLPGPPTPSAAPDTIGFVTDVEELFTFRPAANPMVGSFGSAPVPAGRVAPAVRVPRPLGSEAEEDELDDDTGVPEVEIGDPQGELADLVGLAPIKEQVRRLVAEARADQLRTTAGMPDRHRSRHMVFVGNPGTAKTTVARLLARIYAQLGTLSNGHLVEASRVDLVGQYIGQTSPKVRKMFNKASGGVLFIDEAYALIPHDSHRDFGVEAVSTLLKLMEDRRDEVVVIVAGYPREMQRFLSSNPGLASRFPKTLTFDDYDDDELFAIFRLVAGQAGFEVGPGVEERVRALIPDPHPPGFGNGRFIRNVFEEAVSIQAERLVALTDPTVEDIRTLVAADLPTEPPRDDPKLQGFYL from the coding sequence TTGACACGGTTGGTTCTGCCGGAGCATCTGGCGGTGCTGATGTCGGGGCGGCAGTACATCGACGTCGTCGGCCCCGCCCACCCCTGGCCGATCCCCGCCGGCTGGTGGGACCACGCCCGCAGCCGGGTGCGGGAGCTGGTGGAGGACCCCCGCGCCGGCGCCACCCAGAACTGGACGAGCTGGCCCGAGCACACCCGTGACGTCGCCCCCTTCCTGCAGAACCTCGCCATGTCGCTGGGCGGCTACGTCGCCATCTTCGCCGGGGAGTTCGCGCAGTTCCCCGAGCAGCTCGTCGACGAGTACCTCTCCCCCACCCAGCGGCGGGAGCCGATGGTGGCCCGCAACTGGTACATGACCGACTGCGAGTGGCCGCTCTTCCTCTACAAGTACGCGGGCAACGACCCGACCGCCCGCCGCGGGGCGCTGGAGCTGTCGCAGGAGTGCGTCCGGCTGCTGAGCGAGATCGGGCCGCTGCGCCCCCGGGCGGAGGCCCTGCTGGGGATCTACGAGCGCGTGCTGCAGACCCGGGAGCTGCGCGAGTTCCACACCACCGCCCCGTTCCCCGAGGTCGCCCGGCTGTGGCGGCACTCGCTGATGACCGAGGCCGAGCAGGAGGTGCTGCCGGAGATCGGCGGCTGGGGCGCGGCCCTCTCCTGGTCCTACCAGGGCCTGCAGGCCGCGCACCAGCACCTCAGCCGGGTGACCAGCCGGCCGGAGACGCTGGCGGAGGTCGTCGCCTCGATGGCGCTCTGCGACAACGTCGACACGCTGCCCGCCGGGCTCGCCGTCGCCGTCGGCTCCGAGCAGTTCGAGGAGATCAGCCAGGCCTTCGAGGTGCGCCAGCACGGCTTCGACGCCGTGGAGTGGCTGCAGGCCAACCGCGGCTGGCTGGCCCGCACGCTGCTCGCCGGCGAGATCGACGCCTGCCGCGCCTGGCTGGCGATGGCCGCCCAGGTGTCGCGGGTCGTCGCCGGGCTGCCCGGGCCGCCCACGCCGTCGGCCGCCCCGGACACGATCGGCTTCGTCACCGACGTCGAGGAGCTGTTCACCTTCCGGCCCGCCGCCAACCCGATGGTCGGGTCCTTCGGCAGCGCCCCCGTCCCGGCCGGCCGGGTGGCCCCCGCCGTCCGGGTGCCCCGACCGCTGGGCTCCGAAGCCGAGGAGGACGAGCTCGACGACGACACCGGCGTCCCCGAGGTGGAGATCGGCGACCCGCAGGGCGAGCTGGCCGACCTCGTCGGGCTCGCCCCGATCAAGGAGCAGGTGCGTCGGCTGGTCGCCGAGGCCAGGGCCGACCAGCTGCGGACCACGGCCGGGATGCCCGACCGGCACCGCTCCCGGCACATGGTGTTCGTCGGCAACCCGGGGACGGCCAAGACCACCGTGGCCCGGCTGCTGGCCCGGATCTACGCCCAGCTGGGCACGCTGTCCAACGGTCACCTGGTGGAGGCCAGCCGGGTCGACCTGGTCGGCCAGTACATCGGCCAGACCTCGCCGAAGGTCCGCAAGATGTTCAACAAGGCCTCGGGCGGGGTGCTGTTCATCGACGAGGCGTACGCCCTGATCCCGCACGACTCGCACCGCGACTTCGGCGTCGAGGCCGTCTCCACGCTGCTCAAGCTGATGGAGGACCGGCGCGACGAGGTCGTCGTCATCGTCGCCGGCTACCCGCGCGAGATGCAGCGCTTCCTCTCGTCCAACCCGGGGCTGGCGTCGCGGTTCCCGAAGACGCTGACCTTCGACGACTACGACGACGACGAGCTGTTCGCCATCTTCCGGCTGGTCGCCGGGCAGGCCGGCTTCGAGGTCGGCCCCGGCGTCGAGGAGCGGGTCCGCGCCCTGATCCCGGACCCGCACCCGCCCGGCTTCGGCAACGGCCGCTTCATCCGCAACGTCTTCGAGGAGGCGGTCTCCATCCAGGCCGAGCGCCTGGTGGCCCTCACCGACCCGACCGTCGAGGACATCCGCACCCTCGTCGCCGCCGACCTGCCCACCGAGCCCCCGCGGGACGACCCGAAGCTGCAGGGCTTCTACCTCTGA
- a CDS encoding methylated-DNA--[protein]-cysteine S-methyltransferase: MLFFDQYDSQVGVLGVLGGPAGLRGLGWGLAVSGASTEPDETVQQVVGQLREYFAGQRREFDLPLDLPRLEPATRAVLDALRTIPCGTTITYGELAARSGTGLPARAIGSIMGANPVPLVIPCHRVVAGDGLGGYSGGEPGQEIATKRWLLEHEGALPPTLL, encoded by the coding sequence GTGCTGTTCTTCGACCAGTACGACTCGCAGGTCGGGGTGCTGGGGGTGCTCGGCGGGCCGGCCGGGCTGCGCGGCCTCGGCTGGGGGCTCGCCGTCAGCGGCGCGTCCACCGAGCCCGACGAGACGGTGCAGCAGGTCGTCGGTCAGCTGCGGGAGTACTTCGCCGGCCAGCGCCGGGAGTTCGACCTCCCGCTGGACCTGCCGCGGCTGGAGCCGGCGACGCGCGCCGTGCTCGACGCCCTGCGGACGATCCCCTGCGGGACGACCATCACCTACGGCGAGCTGGCGGCGCGCAGCGGCACCGGTCTGCCGGCCCGGGCGATCGGCTCGATCATGGGCGCCAACCCCGTCCCCCTGGTGATCCCGTGCCACCGCGTCGTCGCCGGCGACGGCCTGGGCGGGTACTCCGGGGGCGAGCCGGGCCAGGAGATCGCCACCAAGCGCTGGCTCCTCGAGCACGAGGGCGCCCTGCCGCCGACCCTGCTCTGA
- a CDS encoding ABC transporter ATP-binding protein, with the protein MSEPLLEVSGLKVHFPIKRGLVFDRTVGHVRAVDGVDLQVRRGQTFGLVGESGCGKSTLGRAILRLEEPTDGQVRFDGEDLRDLGPEPLRKMRRRMQMVFQDPLSSLDPRASVESLLTEPLTVHGLAEADRQEFGRDSARSHAAKASSMLDVVGLPGSALAKYPHEFSGGQRQRIGIARAMILNPDLVIADEPVSALDVSVQAQVINLLEGLQDLLGLTYLVIAHDLAVVRHISDVIGVMYLGTIVEQADSDDLYAEPLHPYTIALMSAIPIPDPDVEDRRERILLRGDLPSPANPPSGCRFHTRCPYRQPTRCDTEVPALRAVEGTEGRLVACHWAEDIRSGAVHVADPTLLVEPDVPVPVAGARG; encoded by the coding sequence ATGAGCGAGCCGCTGCTGGAGGTCTCGGGGCTCAAGGTCCACTTCCCGATCAAGCGCGGGCTGGTGTTCGACCGGACGGTGGGCCACGTGCGCGCCGTCGACGGCGTCGACCTGCAGGTCCGGCGCGGGCAGACCTTCGGGCTGGTGGGGGAGTCGGGCTGCGGCAAGTCGACGCTGGGCCGCGCCATCCTCCGGCTGGAGGAGCCGACCGACGGCCAGGTCCGCTTCGACGGCGAGGACCTGCGCGACCTCGGGCCGGAGCCGCTGCGCAAGATGCGACGGCGGATGCAGATGGTGTTCCAGGACCCGCTCTCCAGCCTCGACCCGCGGGCGTCGGTGGAGAGCCTGCTCACCGAGCCCCTGACCGTGCACGGGCTGGCCGAGGCCGACCGCCAGGAGTTCGGCCGCGACTCCGCGAGGAGCCATGCCGCCAAGGCGTCGTCGATGCTCGACGTCGTCGGGCTGCCGGGCTCGGCGCTGGCGAAGTACCCGCACGAGTTCTCCGGCGGTCAGCGGCAGCGGATCGGCATCGCCCGGGCGATGATCCTCAACCCCGACCTGGTGATCGCCGACGAGCCCGTCAGCGCCCTCGACGTCTCGGTCCAGGCGCAGGTGATCAACCTCCTCGAGGGCCTGCAGGACCTGCTCGGGCTGACCTACCTGGTGATCGCCCACGACCTCGCCGTCGTCCGGCACATCAGCGACGTCATCGGCGTGATGTACCTGGGCACCATCGTCGAGCAGGCCGACAGCGACGACCTCTACGCCGAGCCGCTGCACCCGTACACGATCGCGCTGATGTCGGCCATCCCGATCCCCGACCCCGACGTCGAGGACCGGCGGGAGCGGATCCTGCTGCGCGGCGACCTGCCCAGCCCGGCCAACCCGCCGTCGGGCTGCCGGTTCCACACCCGCTGCCCCTACCGGCAGCCGACCCGCTGCGACACCGAGGTGCCCGCCCTGCGTGCGGTCGAGGGCACGGAGGGCCGGCTGGTGGCCTGCCACTGGGCCGAGGACATCCGCAGCGGCGCCGTCCACGTCGCCGACCCGACCCTGCTGGTGGAGCCCGACGTGCCGGTGCCCGTCGCCGGCGCCCGGGGCTGA
- a CDS encoding ABC transporter ATP-binding protein — MSTSTTGVQDRTLVRRSARGPVNRNEVLLEVKDLRVTFQRRGGHPTRAVDGVSFAVKPGEVVGIVGESGSGKSVTSMAVMGLLPSRGVQVSGQALYRGQDLLTLPAGQLSDLRGRELAMVFQDPMSSLNPVVPVGTQVTEVLLRHQDISRSAARDEAEDLLRRCGIPDPGRRLKEYPHQLSGGMRQRALIAIALACKPALLICDEPTTALDVTIQAQVLELLKELVNDLGTAMVMITHDLGVVAGLCDFVNVMYAGRVVEAAPRRELFGHPRHRYTEGLLASIPRLDAPRGEPLRPIPGTPRDVLGWSQGCAFAPRCRHAADDCIVADLPLEPLGRLAHEVRCVHPAAEAAGPAHTSSDLSAAVVAGTTTNADKSGLDEGERR; from the coding sequence ATGAGCACGTCGACCACCGGGGTCCAGGACCGCACCCTCGTCCGCCGCTCGGCCCGCGGGCCGGTCAACCGCAACGAGGTGCTGCTGGAGGTCAAGGACCTCCGGGTCACCTTCCAGCGGCGTGGCGGCCACCCCACCCGCGCCGTCGACGGGGTCTCCTTCGCCGTCAAGCCCGGGGAGGTCGTGGGCATCGTCGGGGAGTCCGGCAGCGGCAAGTCCGTCACCTCGATGGCGGTGATGGGGCTGCTGCCCAGCCGCGGCGTCCAGGTCAGCGGGCAGGCCCTCTACCGCGGGCAGGACCTGCTCACCCTGCCGGCCGGCCAGCTGTCGGACCTGCGGGGGCGCGAGCTGGCGATGGTCTTCCAGGACCCGATGAGCTCGCTCAACCCGGTCGTCCCCGTCGGCACGCAGGTGACGGAGGTGCTGCTGCGGCACCAGGACATCAGCCGTTCCGCCGCGCGCGACGAGGCCGAGGACCTGCTGCGCCGCTGCGGCATCCCCGACCCGGGCCGTCGGCTCAAGGAGTACCCCCACCAGCTGTCCGGCGGCATGCGGCAGCGCGCGCTGATCGCCATCGCCCTGGCCTGCAAGCCGGCGCTGCTGATCTGCGACGAGCCGACGACGGCCCTCGACGTCACCATCCAGGCCCAGGTCCTCGAGCTGCTCAAGGAGCTCGTCAACGACCTCGGGACCGCCATGGTGATGATCACCCACGACCTCGGCGTCGTCGCCGGGCTGTGCGACTTCGTCAACGTGATGTACGCCGGCCGGGTGGTGGAGGCGGCGCCCCGCCGGGAGCTGTTCGGGCACCCGCGGCACCGCTACACCGAGGGCCTGCTCGCCTCGATCCCGCGGCTGGACGCCCCCCGCGGCGAGCCGCTGCGGCCGATCCCGGGCACGCCCCGCGACGTCCTCGGCTGGTCGCAGGGCTGCGCCTTCGCGCCCCGGTGCCGGCACGCCGCCGACGACTGCATCGTCGCCGACCTGCCGCTCGAGCCGTTGGGCCGGCTGGCCCACGAGGTGCGCTGCGTGCACCCGGCGGCGGAGGCGGCCGGTCCTGCGCACACGTCGTCCGACCTGTCAGCGGCGGTGGTCGCCGGGACGACCACCAACGCTGACAAGTCGGGCCTGGACGAGGGGGAGCGTCGATGA
- a CDS encoding ABC transporter permease, translating into MTALDTVAPDRPQALAELMGDGAADDRGTSLWRGAFQRLRRNPSAIIGAVIVALFVLVAVFAPLLTPYRPASTEWIEEVTPSSVPGRSADHPLGLDSFGSDLLTQLLYGARASLIIGVVSTALGLLGGAVLGTLAGGLGGWVDTAVMRVVDILLSIPSLLLAVSIAAVLGQRPSAIMIAIGAAQVPIFARLLRGSMLAQRNQDYVLASVSLGLRRRTIVMSHVLPNSLGPVIVQATLSLATAIIEVAALSYLGLGAPDPATAEWGRMLVKAQDRLQSDPHLALLPGLCIAVTALGFTLFGEALREALDPKSRR; encoded by the coding sequence GTGACCGCGCTCGACACGGTGGCGCCCGACCGGCCGCAGGCGCTGGCCGAGCTGATGGGCGACGGTGCGGCGGACGACCGCGGCACCAGCCTCTGGCGCGGGGCCTTCCAGCGGCTGCGCCGCAACCCGAGCGCCATCATCGGCGCCGTCATCGTGGCCCTGTTCGTGCTGGTCGCCGTCTTCGCGCCGCTGCTCACCCCGTACCGGCCGGCCAGCACCGAGTGGATCGAGGAGGTGACGCCCAGCAGCGTGCCCGGCCGCTCCGCGGACCACCCGCTGGGCCTGGACTCCTTCGGCTCCGACCTGCTCACCCAGCTGCTCTACGGCGCCCGGGCCTCGCTGATCATCGGCGTCGTCTCCACCGCCCTCGGCCTGCTCGGCGGGGCGGTGCTCGGGACCCTCGCCGGTGGGCTCGGCGGCTGGGTCGACACGGCGGTGATGCGGGTGGTGGACATCTTGTTGTCGATCCCGTCCCTGCTGCTGGCCGTGTCGATCGCCGCCGTCCTCGGGCAGCGGCCCAGCGCGATCATGATCGCCATCGGCGCCGCCCAGGTGCCGATCTTCGCCCGGCTGCTGCGCGGCTCGATGCTGGCGCAGCGCAACCAGGACTACGTGCTCGCCTCGGTCTCGCTGGGCCTGCGCCGCCGCACCATCGTGATGAGCCACGTGCTGCCGAACTCGCTCGGACCGGTCATCGTGCAGGCGACGCTCAGCCTGGCGACGGCGATCATCGAGGTCGCGGCGCTGTCCTACCTGGGTCTCGGGGCGCCCGACCCCGCCACGGCCGAGTGGGGCCGGATGCTGGTCAAGGCCCAGGACCGGCTGCAGAGCGACCCGCACCTGGCCCTGCTCCCCGGCCTCTGCATCGCCGTCACCGCCCTGGGCTTCACGCTCTTCGGCGAGGCGCTGCGCGAGGCGCTGGACCCGAAGTCAAGGAGATGA
- a CDS encoding ABC transporter permease, which produces MLRFTIRRLLLLVPVLFGLSLLLFAWVRALPGDPARALLGEKATPESIAAVNAQYGFDKPLLTQYLTYTARLLQGDFGTSPRTGLPVLGTFLERFPATVELSLAALLFAVVVGIPVGFLAATRAGGWLDRIFVAGSLLGVVVPVFVLAYLLKIVFAVGLPGPLGALAVLPTSGRQDARIDATHITNFYVLDGLLTREWDASWDALVHLVLPGIALGCIPLAIIVRMTRASVIDVLNEDYVRTARSKGLARGLITRRHVLRNAMLPVTTTIGLQTGALLAGAVLTESVFAFNGIGSYLFDAISGLDFAVLQGFILFIAVIYALINLAVDLLYGVIDPRLRAA; this is translated from the coding sequence GTGCTGAGGTTCACGATCCGTCGGCTGCTGCTGCTGGTCCCGGTGCTGTTCGGGCTCAGCCTGCTGCTGTTCGCCTGGGTGCGGGCGCTGCCCGGCGACCCCGCCCGGGCGCTGCTGGGCGAGAAGGCCACCCCCGAGTCCATCGCCGCCGTCAACGCGCAGTACGGCTTCGACAAGCCGCTGCTCACCCAGTACCTGACCTACACCGCCCGGCTGCTGCAGGGCGACTTCGGCACCTCACCGCGGACCGGTCTACCGGTGCTGGGCACCTTCCTCGAGCGGTTCCCGGCCACCGTCGAGCTGAGCCTCGCGGCGCTGCTGTTCGCCGTCGTGGTCGGCATCCCCGTCGGGTTCCTGGCCGCGACCCGGGCCGGGGGGTGGCTGGACCGCATCTTCGTGGCCGGCTCGCTGCTCGGGGTCGTCGTCCCCGTCTTCGTGCTGGCCTACCTGCTCAAGATCGTCTTCGCCGTGGGGCTGCCCGGCCCGCTGGGGGCGCTGGCCGTGCTGCCGACGTCCGGGCGGCAGGACGCGCGGATCGACGCGACCCACATCACCAACTTCTACGTCCTCGACGGGCTGCTGACCCGGGAGTGGGACGCGTCGTGGGACGCCCTCGTGCACCTGGTGCTGCCCGGCATCGCCCTCGGCTGCATCCCGCTGGCGATCATCGTGCGGATGACCCGGGCGTCGGTGATCGACGTGCTCAACGAGGACTACGTCCGCACCGCGCGCTCGAAGGGCCTGGCCCGCGGGCTGATCACCCGGCGGCACGTGCTGCGCAACGCCATGCTGCCCGTCACCACGACCATCGGCCTGCAGACCGGTGCGCTGCTGGCCGGGGCGGTGCTGACCGAGTCGGTGTTCGCGTTCAACGGGATCGGGTCCTACCTGTTCGACGCCATCAGCGGGCTCGACTTCGCCGTGCTGCAGGGCTTCATCCTCTTCATCGCGGTCATCTACGCGTTGATCAACCTGGCCGTGGACCTGCTCTACGGCGTCATCGACCCGCGGCTGCGTGCCGCGTGA
- a CDS encoding ABC transporter substrate-binding protein, with product MTIPRTFQKTLAVLASLATVTALASCAQSERDAGSDTSADAGSNATFVFAASSDPVMLDPAMASDGETFRISRQIFEGLVGAKPGTTDVEPLLATKWTPSADGKSYTFDLREGVKFSDGTDFNGEAVCANFDRWYNWTGVNQSENISYYYNSLFKGFKTGKTGGVYDSCEAPSANQAVVKLAKPFAGFVQAMTLPAFSMQSPGALTQYNADKTEGTEDDPRFSEYATAHPTGTGPYLFDTWDRGQQVTLKANPDYWGEKAKTATVIVRTISDAKARTQELQAGNIDGYDLVGPADIQPLKDDGFQIVNRPAFNILYLGMNQKNKALQDVRVRQAITYAIDRAAVVKSSLPEGSEPAIEFIPPTVAGYNDQVEAYPYDLDKAKQLLADAGQSDLELKFAYPTGVSRPYMPAPEDTFAVIKSQLEKAGIKVTPVAAKWSPDYLDMIQGDAGVDKHDIHLLGWTGDYDDPDNFLGVFFGRKSSEWGFDNKKLFADLAAARELPTREEQVPAYEKIGAEIADYAPGVPLAHPAPSLAFAPGVQGFVASPVQDEVWNNVTVSK from the coding sequence TTGACCATCCCCAGAACCTTCCAGAAGACGCTGGCGGTGCTCGCCTCCCTGGCCACCGTCACCGCGCTCGCCTCCTGCGCGCAGAGCGAGCGCGACGCGGGCTCCGACACCAGCGCCGACGCCGGCAGCAACGCCACGTTCGTCTTCGCGGCGTCCTCCGACCCGGTCATGCTCGACCCGGCCATGGCGAGCGACGGCGAGACCTTCCGGATCTCCCGGCAGATCTTCGAGGGCCTCGTCGGCGCCAAGCCGGGCACCACCGACGTCGAGCCGCTGCTCGCCACCAAGTGGACGCCGTCCGCGGACGGCAAGAGCTACACCTTCGACCTGCGGGAGGGCGTCAAGTTCTCCGACGGCACCGACTTCAACGGCGAGGCCGTCTGCGCCAACTTCGACCGCTGGTACAACTGGACCGGCGTCAACCAGTCCGAGAACATCAGCTACTACTACAACAGCCTGTTCAAGGGCTTCAAGACCGGCAAGACCGGCGGCGTCTACGACAGCTGCGAGGCGCCGAGCGCCAACCAGGCGGTCGTCAAGCTGGCCAAGCCGTTCGCCGGCTTCGTGCAGGCGATGACCCTGCCGGCGTTCTCGATGCAGAGCCCGGGCGCGCTGACCCAGTACAACGCGGACAAGACCGAGGGCACGGAGGACGACCCGCGGTTCTCCGAGTACGCCACGGCCCACCCGACCGGCACCGGGCCCTACCTGTTCGACACCTGGGACCGCGGCCAGCAGGTCACGCTCAAGGCGAACCCCGACTACTGGGGCGAGAAGGCCAAGACGGCCACCGTCATCGTGCGGACGATCAGCGACGCCAAGGCCCGCACCCAGGAGCTGCAGGCCGGCAACATCGACGGCTACGACCTGGTCGGCCCGGCCGACATCCAGCCCCTGAAGGACGACGGCTTCCAGATCGTCAACCGGCCCGCCTTCAACATCCTCTACCTGGGCATGAACCAGAAGAACAAGGCGCTGCAGGACGTCCGGGTCCGCCAGGCGATCACCTACGCCATCGACCGCGCGGCCGTCGTCAAGTCCTCGCTGCCCGAGGGCTCCGAGCCGGCCATCGAGTTCATCCCGCCGACGGTCGCGGGCTACAACGACCAGGTCGAGGCCTACCCCTACGACCTGGACAAGGCCAAGCAGTTGCTCGCCGACGCGGGGCAGTCCGACCTGGAGCTCAAGTTCGCCTACCCGACGGGGGTCTCGCGGCCCTACATGCCGGCCCCGGAGGACACCTTCGCGGTGATCAAGAGCCAGCTCGAGAAGGCCGGCATCAAGGTCACCCCGGTCGCCGCCAAGTGGAGCCCGGACTACCTCGACATGATCCAGGGCGACGCGGGCGTCGACAAGCACGACATCCACCTGCTCGGCTGGACCGGCGACTACGACGACCCGGACAACTTCCTGGGCGTCTTCTTCGGCCGCAAGTCGAGCGAGTGGGGCTTCGACAACAAGAAGCTGTTCGCCGACCTGGCGGCGGCCCGTGAGCTGCCGACCCGCGAGGAGCAGGTCCCGGCGTACGAGAAGATCGGCGCCGAGATCGCCGACTACGCCCCGGGCGTCCCGCTGGCCCACCCGGCCCCGTCGCTGGCCTTCGCGCCCGGCGTCCAGGGCTTCGTGGCCAGCCCCGTCCAGGACGAGGTGTGGAACAACGTCACCGTCAGCAAGTGA
- the proB gene encoding glutamate 5-kinase yields MGTGDRRAAVAGAARVVVKVGSSSLTTPEGGIDPARIEALVDALAAARAAGREVVLVSSGAIAAGLAPLALRSRPRDLATQQAAASVGQGLLMGYYTHLFAAHDLGVGQVLLTVDDVTRHGHYRNAFRTFGRLLELGVVPIVNENDTVATHEIRFGDNDRLAALVAHLVHADALVLLSDVDSLYTARPSEPGARRVVEVHGEEDLAGLDVSARGSAVGTGGMVTKVEAARIATTAGIDVVLTSAAQVAAALRGEPVGTWFHPTGKRRPTRLLWLRHASDARGSLRLDAGAVRALVERHASLLPAGVTSVDGAFSAGEPVDLVGPDGAVVARGLVNYDADELPALLGRSTRELAAELGAGYDRTVVHRDALVVFDEVPARTPTI; encoded by the coding sequence ATGGGCACGGGTGACCGGCGCGCCGCCGTCGCCGGCGCGGCCCGCGTGGTGGTCAAGGTGGGGTCCTCCTCCCTGACCACGCCCGAGGGCGGTATCGACCCGGCCCGGATCGAGGCGCTCGTGGACGCGCTGGCCGCCGCCCGCGCGGCGGGCCGCGAGGTGGTGCTGGTCTCCTCCGGGGCGATCGCCGCCGGGCTCGCCCCGCTGGCCCTGCGCAGCCGGCCCCGCGACCTCGCCACCCAGCAGGCGGCCGCGTCGGTCGGCCAGGGCCTGCTGATGGGCTACTACACCCACCTGTTCGCCGCGCACGACCTCGGCGTCGGCCAGGTGCTGCTGACGGTCGACGACGTGACCCGGCACGGCCACTACCGCAACGCGTTCCGCACCTTCGGCCGGCTGCTCGAGCTGGGGGTCGTGCCCATCGTCAACGAGAACGACACGGTCGCCACCCACGAGATCCGCTTCGGCGACAACGACCGGCTCGCCGCGCTGGTCGCCCACCTGGTGCACGCGGACGCGCTCGTGCTGCTCAGCGACGTGGACTCCCTCTACACCGCCAGGCCGAGCGAGCCCGGCGCCCGGCGGGTCGTCGAGGTGCACGGCGAGGAGGACCTGGCCGGGCTCGACGTCTCCGCCAGGGGCTCGGCCGTCGGCACCGGCGGCATGGTCACGAAGGTGGAGGCGGCCCGGATCGCCACCACCGCCGGCATCGACGTCGTGCTGACCAGCGCCGCCCAGGTCGCCGCGGCGCTCCGGGGCGAGCCCGTCGGCACCTGGTTCCACCCGACCGGCAAGCGCCGGCCCACCCGGCTGCTGTGGCTGCGGCACGCCAGCGACGCCCGCGGCTCGCTCCGGCTGGACGCAGGCGCCGTCCGTGCGCTGGTCGAGCGGCACGCCTCGCTGCTGCCGGCCGGCGTGACCAGCGTCGACGGTGCGTTCAGCGCGGGGGAGCCGGTGGACCTCGTCGGACCCGACGGTGCCGTCGTCGCCCGCGGCCTCGTGAACTACGACGCGGACGAGCTGCCGGCCCTGCTGGGCCGCAGCACCCGCGAGCTGGCGGCCGAGCTGGGCGCCGGCTACGACCGCACCGTCGTGCACCGCGACGCCCTCGTCGTCTTCGACGAGGTGCCGGCCCGGACGCCCACGATCTGA